CGATTCCGCTGACGTTCCGCGAGCGCATGTCGTCTTTGGCGCGAAAGCCGCTGTTTTGGGGCGGACTTGCGGTGGTGTCCGCTGGGGCGGTTGTCGGTGCCTCGTTCGGGCCGCAGTGGCTCGAGGCCCTCGCGACTCCCCCGCCGAGCGAGACCGCGGTGCCTGTGGTGACGGCGACGCCGACTGAGAGTCCGACTGTGACGCCCTCGCCTACTGCGACTCGGACGCCGACGCCGACGCCGACCGTTGCGCCGGAACCTGAGCCTGAAGTGCCGGTTGAGGAGCCGCCCGTCGAGGAGCCACCGGTTGAAGACTATGTCGAGCCGGATTACGTCGAGCCGGATTACGTCGAGCCCGAACCCGATTATTACTACGAGGAGCCGTACTACCCGCCGGACGATGGCGGGCAGGGTGGTTCTGTGCCTGAGCCCGATCCTCCGGTTGACCCGGATCCTTCCGTAGACCCACCGGTCACTGAAGGTCCAGGCCCGGGCGAGCAACCTGCGCCAACCGAAGAACCAACGCTCGGCGGCACATAGCGGCTACCAGCTTCGCGATGTGGCTACATCGGCGCAGCAGCCGAAACTTGTCGAGCCTCCCGGTCAAATGAGCCGAGTCGCCGCCCGCACGCGAAACGGTCAGCTTGCCTCATCAGGCGGGCGACAGCATCCCCTCGTTCTCGACGAAGCGGTCGCCGGTGTCCGGGCAGACCCACACGTCGCCCTCGAGCTTGAGTCGGTGGCCCGTCTTCCCCACCCAGCCCAACTGCCTCGCCGGGACGCCGACCATGAGCGCGAAGTCGGGCACATCCTTGTTAACGACCGCCCCTGCCGCGACCATCGCCCACGCACCGATCGTCACCGGCGCGACGCACACCGCCCGCGCACCGATCGCCGCACCCTGCTGGATCGTGACACCCACCGCATCCCAGTCGTCGGCCGATTTCAGCGAGCCATCCGGGTTGATCGCGCGCGGGTACGTGTCGTTCGTCAGTACAACCGCCGGGCCAATGAACACACCGTCCTCGAGCACCGCGGGCTCGTACACGAGCGCGTAGTTCTGCACCTTGCAGTTGTCGCCGAGCGTCACCCCAGGGCCGACATAGGCTCCCCTGCCGAGGATGCAATTCTTGCCGAGTCGCGCATCCTCACGAACATGCGCGAGG
This DNA window, taken from Gulosibacter molinativorax, encodes the following:
- a CDS encoding acyltransferase; the encoded protein is MSTHPNTRIEASADISSEAHVGEGTTIWHLAHVREDARLGKNCILGRGAYVGPGVTLGDNCKVQNYALVYEPAVLEDGVFIGPAVVLTNDTYPRAINPDGSLKSADDWDAVGVTIQQGAAIGARAVCVAPVTIGAWAMVAAGAVVNKDVPDFALMVGVPARQLGWVGKTGHRLKLEGDVWVCPDTGDRFVENEGMLSPA